In Limnothrix sp. FACHB-406, the DNA window AGCAAGCTGGGTAGCCGTGGCCTCAAAGGTTTGGGTTGTCGTCCAACTAGCCAAGTCGCTGGCGGTGGTTTGCAATTGCCGAAGCGCCCGATCGTCGAGCCACCAGACCAAGGGCAAGGGAAAGCGATCGCGAAAGGCTTCCCGGCTGCGGTTGGCCTGGGCAAACAGCTCGCGCAGGTCGGCATCGGTCAGCTCACCAAACCCAACCACAGCTAAGGCTCCCGGCGGGTTGGAGTCGATCGCCCGTTCGATCGCCGCAAACAGTTGCCGATCGCCCCGTTGGAGGGTCAGCCGCCGCACCTCCAAGGGGCAGAGGGTTTGCAGTCGCGCCAACAGCCGCTCGGTCAAATCCCCATAGTTGCAACGGGCAATCAGTAGCTTAAATTGCCCCTGGGCCGCCTCGATCGCAAAGGCCAGCCGCTGCAACGCTCGCTCTTGGTCTGGCGAGAGCGCTGCTGAGTCAAATCCTGGGCGATCGGCAGTCATAGATCCAGTCCTGATTTAGCCCTGCAATTCTTCGGCTTCCAGCAAAATCGGGTTTACTTCAAACCACGATTCACCGGCTTCTAAATATTCAAAAACAAACCGCTTATGAATCAGTTGATCATAGCCATCCGCATCACTAACCTTGTTGCCCCGACTACGCACAGCCCGCAACAATTCCCACTCGGCATTACTGAGGGCTAGCTTCATTTCATTGCGGTGCGATCGAATCACTTGCTCCAGAGTCGATCGGGTCAGGGGCAAGCTCATTTCCTCCTGAATCCAACTGTTCAGTAATCGCAGCAAATCTCGGGCATGGCCACCGCTGGCTTGGCAGAGCCGATCGAGCGTGGCTGGCTCATCCACCACCGCTGCGATCGCCATCTGCCATTGGGTCGCATCGCCCGCCGGGTCAAAGGCCGCATCTGCCCGCAGCAACACCATCTGCCGCAACAGTTGTAGCCCGGTCTCGTGCGATCGCCCATCGCGATGACGCACCGGAACCATCGGCAACACCTTGGGTTCTTCGGGAAACTTTTGGGTTAATAAGCCATAGCTATCATCAAACCGCAACCGCAACGGCATGGTGTAAATCAGGTGGCAATTCAGCGCCGACAGCAGATTGCCCCGCTCCACAAACAGATAATTTTGTTGGGGATAACCATTGGGTAATAGGCGGTTATCAATTTTTTCCAGGTTATCAACAATCACCACCAAGCCCTGGAATCCTTTAGCTTTGAGTTGGGCGATCGCCGGTTCAATCAGTTCTGCATTAATCGCATCTCGCAGTTGCCCAGTTTGCGACCCCAAAAACTGATGGAGTTTCTCGCGCAGCTTGGGATTGTCTTTGGTTTTAGCGGTGACTTTGCCAATCAAAAAATCTAGGGAAACTTCGCCTTTGTTGTTACCAGAAACTTTCAGACCTTGGGGCAAACCGGGGATTTTGTCGGAACCCAATTCCAGATTGCTCAACTCAAATTCCGTGGTGAGAATCCGTGCCGCATCATCGAGAATTTTGCGAAATCCTTTGGGTTCACCGAGATCGATATTGTCCAAACTTTGGCTGATTTGCCGGGCGATCGACAGCAACACATCGCCCGCGTCCACATCGGTCATTTCCAAGTCGCGATCGACCTGAAAATACACCACATGGAAGCGATCGCCGCGCAAATCCTTCACCAATCGCTGCAACTCTGTGGATTTGCCACAGCCCACATGGCCCGTAAACAGGGTACAAGTGGGTTGGTCGGGACTCAGAAACGAGATCCGATTACGAATTTTCTTAATAATTTCGCCGCCACGCACGGGCGCAAAGTCCACATAGAGTCGCGCATCGTTGGGATCAGCCACATTCAGGGTTTGGCTGGGGTCTGTAGCCCGATAGAATGCACGCAAATCGGTCATAGCAGCAGATGTGAGAACGGCATTGCTTCAACCATAACCCACTGATCCGGGAGAGATGCAATACCTTTCACCCCCGACGCGATCGCATTTAGCTATTAACAAGTGATGCCATGGAGTATTTGACGATCGGGTGGTAAGCAATGATCGCCGTGGTGGACTGCCCCGGATAAAGCTGATTGTTCTCATTCACCTATTATTATTAAGTGTAGACTAACTAGATATTAAATGTATGTTAATCAAAGCAGCCCAGCCGCTACAGACCTTCCATAACAGCTTCACCCAGCTTATGCAGCGAAACAGCCACAACCCGCGATCGCGCCGAGCCAGAGGGTAAATTAACCCGCCTCAGCCAAAGCCC includes these proteins:
- a CDS encoding ATP-binding protein; amino-acid sequence: MTDLRAFYRATDPSQTLNVADPNDARLYVDFAPVRGGEIIKKIRNRISFLSPDQPTCTLFTGHVGCGKSTELQRLVKDLRGDRFHVVYFQVDRDLEMTDVDAGDVLLSIARQISQSLDNIDLGEPKGFRKILDDAARILTTEFELSNLELGSDKIPGLPQGLKVSGNNKGEVSLDFLIGKVTAKTKDNPKLREKLHQFLGSQTGQLRDAINAELIEPAIAQLKAKGFQGLVVIVDNLEKIDNRLLPNGYPQQNYLFVERGNLLSALNCHLIYTMPLRLRFDDSYGLLTQKFPEEPKVLPMVPVRHRDGRSHETGLQLLRQMVLLRADAAFDPAGDATQWQMAIAAVVDEPATLDRLCQASGGHARDLLRLLNSWIQEEMSLPLTRSTLEQVIRSHRNEMKLALSNAEWELLRAVRSRGNKVSDADGYDQLIHKRFVFEYLEAGESWFEVNPILLEAEELQG